One window of Microtus pennsylvanicus isolate mMicPen1 chromosome X, mMicPen1.hap1, whole genome shotgun sequence genomic DNA carries:
- the LOC142841673 gene encoding melanoma-associated antigen 10-like has protein sequence MDATKISQGLHLPDSAQSQREARGLVGAQVPISEAGEEEATATTSGCVSLGGMLSSPHSAQRASSPTAMGFVAVAPSAQASGNQASLVANPEPPLQNGLNSKSVDLVLFLLLKYRRKEITTRAEILRMVIGDHEAHYSLIFRKAADCMRLMFGLEIIENNPLGNPRVHSYSLVHALGITYDGMQHGFPGIPKTGLVIVILCIIFIEDDCVSEEVLWPILNRMGLYAGRDHCLCGEPRRLITEHFVQEGYLEYRPVPDSDPPSHEFLWGPRAHAETTKVEVFKFFARVVKQDPISYVFPMQRDEIERSEATMPQTVALLP, from the coding sequence ATGGATGCTACCAAGATCAGCCAGGGCCTCCACCTCCCTGACAGCGCTCAGTCCCAAAGGGAGGCAAGAGGTCTGGTGGGAGCCCAGGTCCCCATATCCgaggcaggggaggaggaggccaCTGCCACCACCTCGGGGTGTGTGTCTCTTGGAGGAATGCTGAGTTCTCCCCACAGTGCTCAGAGAGCCTCTTCTCCCACCGCCATGGGCTTCGTTGCAGTGGCACCGTCTGCTCAGGCCTCTGGCAATCAAGCTAGCCTTGTCGCTAACCCTGAGCCTCCACTGCAGAATGGGCTCAATAGCAAGAGTGTGGATTTGGTTCTCTTCCTACTCCTCAAGTACAGGAGGAAGGAGATAACGACTAGAGCAGAGATTCTGCGCATGGTCATTGGAGATCATGAGGCACACTATTCCCTGATCTTTAGGAAGGCCGCTGACTGCATGCGGCTGATGTTTGGCCTTGAGATAATAGAAAATAACCCCCTGGGGAACCCCCGTGTCCACTCCTACTCTCTTGTCCATGCTCTTGGGATCACCTATGACGGGATGCAGCATGGTTTCCCAGGCATACCCAAGACAGGCCTGGTAATAGTCATCCTGTGCATCATCTTCATAGAGGACGACTGTGTCAGCGAGGAGGTGCTGTGGCCTATATTGAATAGGATGGGGCTCTATGCTGGGAGGGATCATTGCTTGTGCGGGGAGCCCAGGAGACTCATCACTGAACATTTTGTGCAGGAAGGGTATCTGGAGTACAGGCCGGTGCCAGATAGTGATCCTCCCAGCCATGAGTTCCTGTGGGGCCCGAGAGCCCATGCTGAAACCACCAAGGTGGAAGTCTTCAAGTTTTTTGCCAGAGTTGTTAAGCAGGATCCCATATCGTACGTTTTCCCTATGCAGAGAGATGAGATTGAGAGGTCTGAGGCCACGATGCCCCAAACAGTGGCACTCCTGCCCTGA
- the Hsfx4 gene encoding heat shock transcription factor, X-linked member 4, producing MASQSVEENCGINVSPVVNQEPESEALDRYNSSHDSEADSKDGLVRQDDQDVIQDQAYVEIPLPEDQSQPIASEEDNTNLFSLPFPMKLWSIVQNEAFKSVKWTKEGDTIMIEVDLFQKEVLHLKGAKKIFETDSLKSFIRQLNIYGFRKIYPETSVAFSEEYKRILMYRHFNFQRDKPGLVEYIWGKEDLKNLAHQALCVPIPLRSSQEPTSKKKKSPTRYSPRFYRKPEEDCEDAKKKSSNDQAYKGNQGFVFSAVWAMKFIPPRSLEMQLPGESSNPIADDTSGTIICGPPTAPGIQGTEENSSASSSDQPILSSMMSLYNSSCSALLSTLLGRPTNESPDEEQEGSSDYKSVICEPIKNSPRL from the exons ATGGCTAGTCAGAGTGTAGAAGAGAATTGTGGAATCAATGTGAGCCCAGTTGTTAATCAAGAGCCTGAAAGCGAGGCTCTTGATAGATATAATTCTTCACATGATTCAGAAGCAGATTCAAAAGATGGTCTGGTGAGACAAGATGATCAAGATGTCATACAAGATCAAGCCTATGTAGAGATCCCACTACCTGAAGACCAAAGCCAACCAATAGCCAGTGAGGAAGATAACACCAACCTTTTCAGTCTGCCCTTTCCCATGAAGCTTTGGTCCATTGTGCAGAATGAGGCATTCAAGTCAGTGAAGTGGACTAAGGAAGGAGACACCATAATGATTGAGGTAGACCTTTTCCAGAAAGAGGTCCTTCATCTAAAGGGGGCAAAGAAGATTTTTGAAACAGACAGTTTGAAGAGTTTTATTCGCCAGCTCAACATATATGGATTCAGAAAGATATACCCTGAGACATCTGTGGCTTTCTCTGAAGAGTACAAGAGAATATTG ATGTACCGTCACTTCAACTTTCAGAGAGATAAGCCTGGACTTGTTGAGTATATCTGGGGCAAAGAAGACCTAAAAAATCTTGCCCACCAAGCTCTCTGTGTACCTATTCCACTTAGATCTTCTCAAGAGCCAActtcaaaaaagaagaagtcacCTACCAGATATTCTCCACGATTCTATCGCAAACCTgaggaagactgtgaagatgcCAAGAAGAAAAGCTCCAATGACCAGGCATACAAAGGAAATCAAGGCTTTGTATTCTCTGCTGTGTGGGCTATGAAATTTATTCCTCCACGTTCACTAGAAATGCAGCTTCCGGGGGAGTCAAGTAACCCAATTGCAGATGATACCTCAGGCACTATTATATGTGGGCCCCCAACTGCTCCTGGAATTCAAGGCACAGAAGAAAATTCAAGTGCTAGTTCATCAGATCAACCCATTTTAAGTTCTATGATGTCTCTGTACAACAGTTCTTGCTCTGCCCTATTGTCTACCCTCTTAGGAAGGCCAACAAACGAATCTCCCGATGAAGAGCAGGAGGGCTCCTCAGATTACAAGAGTGTAATCTGTGAGCCCATAAAGAATAGTCCTCGCTTATGA